Proteins from one Lacrimispora sphenoides genomic window:
- the pknB gene encoding Stk1 family PASTA domain-containing Ser/Thr kinase has protein sequence MILRPGTFLQDRYEILDQIGSGGMSDVYKALCHKLNRPVAIKVLKEEFSSDSGFVSKFKMEAQAAARLSHPNIVNIYDVVDEGDLHYIVMELIEGITLKNYINKKGCLDVKEAIGVAISVAQGIAAAHEQGIIHRDIKPQNIIIARDGKVKVADFGIARAASSQTLSATAVGSVHYISPEQARGGYSDVRSDVYSLGITMYEMVAGRVPFQGDNTVTVALAHLEDPITPPSYYNENIPVGIENIILKCTEKKPEYRYGSMQEVISDLRKALVNPDGDFVQYNSQVDDSQTVIIGKPELEQIRSGRKIQADPIANRNGNRNQEQRTERRPEKNAGGQPGNGRARKQDSEDDINPKIERLLTAAGVVVAILIVIVLVIVFSKVGGLFRSGSPKETESTAEISTEETLSDKKVKMTSVVGLATDIAEQKLKDNGGLYMKVSDYVFDDNVDKGDIVSQDPTEGTVIDKYSAVYVVVSKGPEHETIDLTTLGLEKMDGATAKAALEGKGLKVNEEQKNSDTVAAGYVISYSPDKAKEGETVTLVISSGPALVNPVTVPDITGQTQEVAVEMLADVGLVQGTVTEAASETVARGNVISQSLTADSQVESGTAVNYVISSGTAQQAKVKYLASIDKSYPLQNIIGPGSGSTQLTLKIQLRQSVNGRDEIRELMGPVTMAGDQLLPVSFKNIEGAYGVSGGNVEIVNVETGDVINSYYITFIPVPQS, from the coding sequence ATGATCTTAAGACCGGGGACATTTTTACAGGACAGATATGAAATATTGGATCAGATCGGTTCCGGCGGGATGTCAGATGTATATAAGGCCCTGTGCCATAAATTAAACCGCCCTGTAGCCATAAAAGTCTTAAAAGAAGAATTCAGTTCAGACAGCGGTTTTGTCAGCAAGTTTAAAATGGAGGCCCAGGCGGCTGCACGCCTTTCCCATCCCAACATCGTAAACATCTATGATGTAGTAGATGAAGGGGATCTCCATTACATTGTCATGGAACTGATTGAAGGAATCACGTTAAAAAATTATATTAATAAAAAAGGCTGTCTTGATGTGAAAGAGGCCATCGGTGTTGCAATTTCCGTTGCACAGGGAATCGCAGCTGCTCATGAACAAGGGATCATACATCGGGATATCAAGCCTCAGAATATCATTATAGCCAGGGATGGAAAAGTGAAGGTGGCTGACTTTGGAATCGCACGGGCCGCCTCTTCCCAGACCTTAAGTGCGACCGCAGTGGGCTCTGTCCATTACATATCTCCGGAACAGGCAAGAGGCGGTTACAGCGATGTGAGAAGCGATGTTTATTCCCTGGGAATCACCATGTACGAAATGGTGGCCGGCAGAGTTCCGTTTCAGGGCGATAATACAGTGACTGTTGCCCTGGCCCATTTGGAAGACCCTATCACACCGCCAAGCTATTATAATGAGAACATTCCGGTAGGGATTGAAAATATTATTTTAAAATGTACCGAAAAGAAACCAGAGTACCGCTATGGCAGCATGCAAGAGGTCATATCCGACTTACGGAAGGCACTTGTCAATCCTGACGGAGATTTTGTACAGTACAATTCCCAGGTGGATGATTCCCAGACGGTTATTATAGGAAAACCGGAGCTGGAACAGATTCGTTCCGGCCGGAAGATCCAGGCAGATCCTATTGCCAACCGGAATGGAAACAGAAATCAGGAGCAGCGCACGGAACGCCGTCCGGAAAAAAATGCGGGCGGACAGCCAGGAAACGGCAGAGCCAGAAAACAGGATTCAGAGGATGACATCAATCCTAAAATCGAAAGGCTTCTGACTGCGGCAGGTGTTGTTGTTGCCATTCTCATTGTGATCGTACTGGTCATTGTGTTCTCTAAAGTAGGAGGTTTATTCCGTTCTGGTTCTCCCAAGGAAACCGAATCAACTGCGGAGATTTCTACGGAAGAAACCTTAAGTGATAAAAAAGTAAAAATGACCAGCGTTGTGGGATTGGCTACGGATATTGCAGAGCAGAAGTTAAAGGATAACGGCGGCCTATATATGAAAGTAAGCGATTACGTATTTGATGACAACGTAGACAAAGGGGATATTGTATCCCAGGACCCGACAGAGGGTACGGTAATTGATAAGTATTCTGCTGTCTATGTGGTGGTCAGCAAGGGACCGGAGCACGAAACCATTGATTTAACAACGCTTGGTCTGGAGAAGATGGATGGCGCTACCGCCAAGGCAGCACTGGAGGGCAAAGGTCTGAAAGTCAATGAGGAACAGAAAAACAGCGATACCGTAGCAGCAGGATATGTAATCAGTTACAGCCCTGATAAGGCAAAAGAAGGAGAAACCGTGACTCTGGTTATAAGCAGCGGTCCGGCTCTTGTCAATCCGGTCACTGTTCCGGACATCACCGGCCAGACCCAGGAGGTAGCCGTGGAAATGTTAGCTGACGTGGGACTGGTTCAGGGAACGGTTACGGAAGCAGCTTCTGAGACAGTTGCCCGCGGCAATGTCATCAGTCAGTCCTTAACCGCTGACAGCCAGGTAGAGTCGGGAACTGCTGTGAATTATGTTATCAGCAGCGGAACTGCCCAGCAGGCCAAAGTCAAATATCTGGCTTCCATTGATAAGTCTTATCCACTGCAGAACATTATCGGACCAGGCTCCGGCAGCACCCAGCTTACTTTAAAGATACAGCTGAGGCAGTCGGTGAATGGGAGAGACGAAATCAGAGAGCTAATGGGACCTGTTACCATGGCTGGCGACCAGTTGCTTCCCGTATCATTTAAAAATATAGAAGGCGCTTACGGCGTTAGTGGCGGGAACGTAGAGATCGTAAATGTAGAGACCGGCGATGTGATTAATTCTTATTACATCACATTTATACCGGTACCACAATCGTAA
- a CDS encoding Stp1/IreP family PP2C-type Ser/Thr phosphatase yields the protein MKACAMTDTGRVRTANQDYVYAQAEPLGTLPNLFLVADGMGGHQAGDYASRYIAESLVAHLKQADSSGIVPLLREEIMKVNGMLYQESMKSTELNGMGTTLVTAVIEDTTMYVANVGDSRLYLVNNNRLQQITKDHSYVEELVSLGKLERGSRDYQEKKNIITRAVGTEDKLEVDFFEVSLEPGDYVLMCSDGLSNMVEDAEIEEIICSELELQEKAEKLITIANDNGGKDNIAVVLIDPQIGREVSL from the coding sequence ATGAAGGCTTGCGCTATGACGGACACCGGAAGAGTCCGTACGGCCAATCAGGATTATGTCTATGCCCAGGCAGAGCCTTTGGGCACACTGCCCAATCTTTTTTTAGTTGCAGACGGCATGGGCGGCCATCAGGCCGGAGATTATGCCTCCAGATATATTGCCGAAAGTCTGGTGGCACACTTAAAACAGGCGGATTCGTCTGGTATTGTTCCGCTTCTTCGGGAGGAAATCATGAAGGTCAACGGAATGCTTTATCAGGAATCCATGAAAAGTACAGAGTTAAACGGTATGGGAACCACCTTGGTGACGGCAGTGATCGAAGATACTACCATGTATGTGGCTAATGTTGGAGACAGCCGTCTGTATCTGGTTAATAATAATCGGCTGCAACAGATTACAAAGGACCATTCCTACGTGGAAGAACTGGTGTCTTTAGGCAAATTGGAACGGGGAAGCCGGGATTATCAGGAAAAAAAGAATATTATAACAAGAGCGGTTGGTACAGAGGATAAGCTGGAGGTTGATTTTTTTGAAGTCAGTCTGGAACCTGGAGATTATGTGCTCATGTGTTCCGATGGACTCAGCAATATGGTTGAGGACGCTGAGATAGAAGAAATTATATGCTCAGAACTGGAACTGCAGGAAAAGGCAGAAAAGTTGATTACAATAGCCAATGATAATGGCGGGAAAGACAATATAGCTGTTGTTTTAATTGATCCGCAAATTGGCAGGGAGGTAAGCTTATGA
- the rlmN gene encoding 23S rRNA (adenine(2503)-C(2))-methyltransferase RlmN, whose product MDKIDIKSLDMEHLTSYMVSIGEKPFRAKQLYEWMHQKLASDFNEMTNLPNALKEKLVQLTEFTCLTVVEEKISKIDETRKYLFALSDGNVIESVLMKYKHGNSVCISSQVGCRMGCRFCASTLDGLERNLTPSEMLDQICRIQRITGERVSNVVVMGSGEPLDNYDNLVQFIRLLTDENGLNISQRNITVSTCGIVPGILRLAEEDLQITLALSLHAPNDEVRKTLMPVANRFPLKDVLDACQTYFDKTGRRLTFEYSLVSGVNDNLKEASALSALLKGQHGHVNLIPVNPIKERNYVQSDRKAIEAFKNLLEKNGINVTIRREMGRDINGACGQLRKSFLNQETNTPQ is encoded by the coding sequence ATGGATAAAATAGATATAAAATCTCTGGATATGGAACACCTGACATCCTATATGGTATCCATTGGAGAAAAGCCCTTCCGTGCAAAACAGCTTTATGAATGGATGCACCAGAAGCTGGCTTCTGATTTTAATGAAATGACAAATCTACCCAATGCACTGAAGGAAAAGCTTGTGCAGCTGACAGAATTTACCTGCCTTACAGTTGTTGAGGAAAAGATTTCGAAAATAGACGAAACAAGAAAATACTTATTTGCCCTTTCCGATGGAAATGTGATTGAAAGTGTTTTGATGAAATACAAGCATGGGAATTCTGTCTGCATTTCATCCCAGGTGGGCTGCCGCATGGGCTGCCGGTTCTGCGCTTCCACGCTTGACGGATTGGAAAGAAATTTAACCCCTTCTGAAATGCTTGATCAGATATGCCGGATCCAGAGAATTACCGGGGAACGGGTTTCCAATGTGGTTGTCATGGGTTCCGGAGAACCTTTAGACAATTATGATAATCTGGTTCAATTCATTCGCCTTCTTACTGATGAAAACGGACTGAATATCAGCCAGCGCAACATAACGGTATCCACCTGCGGCATCGTTCCTGGAATTCTTCGACTGGCGGAAGAGGATCTGCAGATTACCCTGGCATTGTCTCTTCATGCACCAAACGATGAGGTGAGAAAAACCCTGATGCCCGTTGCCAATCGATTCCCTCTAAAGGATGTGCTGGATGCCTGCCAAACGTATTTTGATAAAACCGGGAGAAGGCTTACTTTTGAATACAGCCTGGTGAGCGGTGTCAACGACAATTTAAAGGAAGCATCCGCCCTGTCGGCTCTTTTAAAGGGCCAGCATGGGCATGTAAATTTGATTCCGGTAAATCCTATTAAGGAGCGCAATTACGTACAGTCAGACCGGAAGGCAATAGAAGCCTTTAAAAATCTTCTTGAAAAAAACGGAATAAATGTTACTATAAGAAGAGAAATGGGACGAGATATTAACGGTGCCTGCGGACAGCTGAGGAAAAGCTTTTTAAATCAGGAGACAAATACTCCTCAGTAA
- the rsmB gene encoding 16S rRNA (cytosine(967)-C(5))-methyltransferase RsmB codes for MMTKETDSREISLDILLEILERGGYSHIILHQALNKYQYLDKSERAFISRIVEGSVEYLLQIDYIIDSFSNTKVSKMKPVIRTILRMSVYQLLYMDRVPDSAVCNEAVKLAVKRKFTGLKGFVNGVLRNISRNKEGFNWPDDSVRYSMPAWIVSMWEETYGRETAVTMMESFLKNKKTIVRCNFAKASKEEILQSLKKQGTEVSESGISEAVLCIEKYDYLEGLEAFQKGYIQVQDLSSSFVGEIADPQKGDYVIDVCGAPGGKSIHIADKLDGTGMVEVRDLSLLKINMVEENLKRCGFLNIRTKIQDALVADPDSVEKADIVIADLPCSGLGIIGRKPDIKYRMTPEALESLAVLQRNILSVVQAYVKPGGRLIFSTCTINRKENEENARWFLEHFPFDCISLEGKLGEGLDSAAANREFIQLLPGIHPCDGFFIAAFQKR; via the coding sequence ATGATGACTAAAGAGACAGACAGCAGGGAAATCTCACTGGATATCCTGTTAGAGATTCTGGAGCGGGGTGGCTACAGCCATATCATCCTGCACCAGGCTCTAAATAAGTATCAGTATCTGGATAAATCGGAACGGGCCTTCATTTCCAGAATCGTAGAGGGGTCTGTAGAATACCTGCTTCAGATCGATTATATCATTGATTCCTTTTCCAATACAAAAGTTTCAAAAATGAAACCGGTAATACGCACTATTTTGCGCATGTCAGTCTATCAGCTTCTTTATATGGACCGTGTTCCCGATTCTGCCGTATGCAACGAAGCAGTGAAACTTGCCGTGAAACGGAAATTTACGGGATTAAAGGGATTTGTCAATGGAGTGCTTAGGAATATTTCCAGAAATAAAGAGGGATTCAACTGGCCCGATGATTCTGTCCGTTATTCTATGCCGGCATGGATCGTATCCATGTGGGAAGAAACCTATGGCAGGGAAACAGCAGTCACCATGATGGAATCCTTTTTAAAAAATAAAAAAACTATCGTCCGCTGCAATTTTGCAAAAGCTTCAAAAGAAGAAATCCTTCAGAGCCTTAAAAAGCAGGGGACAGAAGTAAGTGAGTCCGGAATCTCAGAAGCAGTGCTTTGCATTGAAAAATATGATTATCTGGAAGGTCTGGAAGCATTCCAAAAGGGATATATCCAGGTTCAGGATCTAAGTTCCAGTTTTGTAGGTGAGATCGCTGATCCTCAAAAGGGAGATTACGTCATTGACGTCTGCGGCGCACCGGGAGGAAAGAGCATTCATATAGCAGATAAGCTTGACGGGACGGGTATGGTGGAGGTCCGGGACCTAAGCCTCTTAAAGATAAATATGGTCGAAGAAAATTTGAAACGATGCGGATTTTTAAATATCCGCACAAAAATCCAGGATGCACTTGTGGCTGACCCGGATTCAGTAGAAAAGGCGGATATCGTCATTGCCGATCTGCCTTGTTCCGGACTTGGGATCATTGGACGAAAGCCGGACATCAAATACCGCATGACGCCGGAAGCCCTGGAATCTTTGGCTGTGCTCCAGCGGAATATCCTGTCGGTTGTCCAGGCATATGTAAAACCGGGCGGACGCCTGATTTTCAGTACATGTACCATAAATCGAAAAGAAAATGAAGAAAATGCCCGGTGGTTTCTTGAGCATTTTCCTTTTGACTGCATAAGTCTGGAGGGAAAACTTGGAGAAGGGCTGGATTCAGCCGCCGCAAACCGGGAGTTTATACAGCTTTTGCCGGGAATCCATCCCTGTGACGGATTTTTTATTGCGGCATTTCAAAAAAGGTAG
- a CDS encoding zinc metallopeptidase, with amino-acid sequence MYYGGMMGYYWDPTWILVIIGAVLSMVASARVNSTFNKYSKVRSMSGMTGAEAAKRLLNSQGIYDVQVRSVGGQLTDHYDPRTKTVNLSDSVYGSTSVAAIGVAAHECGHVMQDNTGYIPLKLRAAIVPAANIGSKAALPLIILGVIIGGMGSPLVNIGLILFSLAVIFQLITLPVEFNASSRAVTLLGQVGILGDQELGYTRKVLGAAALTYVAALAATVLQLLRLVILFGGRRNDD; translated from the coding sequence ATGTATTATGGCGGAATGATGGGATATTATTGGGATCCGACCTGGATCCTGGTCATCATCGGAGCAGTTCTGTCCATGGTGGCATCTGCAAGGGTGAACAGCACATTTAATAAATATTCAAAAGTAAGAAGCATGTCCGGAATGACAGGGGCAGAAGCAGCAAAGCGTCTTTTAAATTCCCAGGGCATTTATGATGTTCAGGTAAGGTCTGTAGGCGGGCAGCTTACGGATCATTATGATCCCAGAACCAAAACTGTTAATCTGTCTGACTCTGTTTATGGTTCCACATCAGTGGCGGCAATCGGTGTCGCAGCACACGAATGCGGACATGTGATGCAGGACAACACAGGTTATATTCCTCTGAAACTCCGGGCAGCCATTGTGCCGGCAGCCAATATTGGCTCCAAGGCAGCACTGCCTCTTATTATTCTTGGGGTAATAATAGGGGGAATGGGTTCTCCCTTAGTGAACATCGGTCTGATCCTGTTTTCTCTGGCGGTAATTTTCCAGCTGATAACCCTGCCTGTGGAATTCAATGCCTCCAGCCGGGCGGTCACTCTTTTGGGCCAGGTAGGAATTTTAGGTGACCAGGAATTAGGTTATACCAGAAAGGTGCTTGGTGCGGCAGCCCTTACCTATGTGGCAGCACTTGCTGCAACCGTACTTCAGCTTTTAAGGCTGGTTATCTTGTTTGGAGGAAGAAGGAATGATGACTAA
- the fmt gene encoding methionyl-tRNA formyltransferase has translation MRIIFMGTPDFSVPALEAIKEAGHEILAVVTQPDKPKGRGKEVQMTPVKEKALEYQLPVYQPVKARDPEFVKILSDLAPELILVIAFGQLLPKSILDIPKYGCVNIHASLLPKYRGASPLQYAVINGEKESGVTTMMMAEALDTGDMLDQEATSLDEKETFGSLHDKLSRMGGRLILKTIDKLEDGTAIRIPQDDSKACYVGMIKKSMGDIDWSMDAVSIERLIRGLNPWPSAYTVWNGKVMKLWETEVVDKEYEGAYGQVAEVSRDLLVIKTGKGGLSIRKLQLQGKKCMDIDAFLRGYPIAKGTVLERLADIPKSTENVGKKEERGV, from the coding sequence ATGCGTATCATATTTATGGGAACACCTGATTTTTCCGTTCCCGCTCTTGAGGCTATAAAAGAGGCCGGACATGAGATCCTTGCGGTTGTTACCCAGCCGGATAAACCCAAGGGAAGAGGGAAGGAAGTCCAGATGACTCCGGTAAAGGAGAAGGCGTTGGAATACCAACTCCCTGTTTACCAGCCGGTCAAAGCCAGGGATCCGGAATTTGTCAAAATTCTTTCAGATCTGGCACCGGAGCTGATCTTAGTGATCGCTTTCGGACAGCTCCTGCCAAAGTCCATACTGGATATTCCCAAATATGGTTGTGTGAATATCCACGCTTCTCTGCTCCCTAAGTACCGGGGTGCATCTCCCTTACAATATGCGGTCATTAACGGGGAAAAGGAAAGCGGTGTCACAACCATGATGATGGCTGAGGCTCTGGATACCGGAGATATGCTGGACCAGGAAGCCACTTCTTTGGATGAAAAAGAAACTTTCGGCAGCCTTCATGATAAACTAAGCAGGATGGGAGGCAGGCTTATTTTAAAAACCATAGACAAACTGGAAGATGGAACTGCCATCCGTATCCCCCAGGATGATTCCAAGGCCTGCTATGTGGGCATGATAAAAAAGTCTATGGGAGATATTGACTGGTCTATGGATGCTGTATCCATTGAGCGCCTGATTCGTGGATTAAACCCATGGCCCAGCGCCTATACAGTCTGGAATGGAAAAGTTATGAAACTATGGGAAACAGAAGTAGTGGATAAGGAGTATGAAGGGGCTTATGGCCAGGTGGCAGAGGTTAGCCGGGATTTGCTGGTCATAAAAACCGGAAAAGGCGGCTTATCCATCCGTAAACTTCAGCTGCAAGGGAAAAAGTGCATGGATATTGACGCGTTTCTACGCGGATATCCCATTGCAAAAGGCACCGTTTTGGAGCGGCTTGCAGACATACCTAAAAGCACGGAAAACGTGGGCAAGAAAGAAGAAAGGGGAGTCTGA
- the def gene encoding peptide deformylase encodes MAIRKIRTIGDEILRKHCKPVKEITPRISELIVDMFETMYESNGVGLAASQVGILKQIVVIDVDDGNQYVLINPDIVETRGSQTGPEGCLSVPGKSGTVTRPDYVRVKAFDASMESFELEGEGFLARAICHECDHLNGDLYVDKVEGELEDVSLDEDEEGEVEE; translated from the coding sequence ATGGCAATTAGAAAGATTAGAACCATTGGAGATGAAATTTTAAGAAAGCACTGCAAACCTGTAAAAGAGATTACACCAAGGATTTCCGAGTTGATCGTAGATATGTTTGAAACCATGTATGAATCAAATGGAGTTGGCCTTGCAGCTTCCCAGGTGGGAATTTTAAAACAGATCGTAGTTATAGATGTAGATGATGGCAACCAGTATGTACTTATTAATCCGGACATCGTGGAGACAAGAGGAAGTCAGACCGGGCCGGAAGGCTGCCTTAGCGTTCCCGGAAAATCCGGAACGGTTACCAGGCCCGATTACGTAAGGGTAAAAGCTTTTGATGCTTCCATGGAGTCGTTCGAACTGGAAGGAGAAGGATTTTTAGCTCGTGCAATCTGTCATGAATGCGACCATTTAAACGGCGATTTATACGTAGACAAAGTGGAAGGCGAGCTGGAGGATGTCTCCCTGGATGAGGATGAAGAAGGAGAGGTTGAAGAATAA
- the priA gene encoding replication restart helicase PriA — translation MTERYARIIIDISHEKVDRTFDYRIPAGLLDEVAVGSLVLIPFGKGNSMRKGYVVGIAAHADYDPDKIKEIAGIVTDGVSAESLLISLAWWLKERYGSTMNQALKTVLPVKQKVKPKEKKVLKSLLDHSQLINALEEAEKKKYKARARLFQALMENPVIPYEIAVNQMNLSAATLKPVIEKGYVSLDREEVYRNPVKTEAKERSKVVLNEEQQAIVDSFCLDYSQSLRKTYLIHGITGSGKTEVYMELIHRVIEDGKQVIVLIPEIALTYQTVLRFYGRFGNRVSIINSRLSAGERYDQFERARNGDIDIMIGPRSALFTPFSRLGLILIDEEHEGAYKSEVSPRYHAREVAEKRASMQGASLVLGSATPSLEAYTKALHEEYRLFRLTERAKKNSRLAAVSVVDLRQELKEGNKSIFSRNLQALIEDRLEKREQAMLFINRRGYANFVSCRSCGEAIRCPHCDVTLTLHNNSRLVCHYCGYSISMPDRCPACSSPYIANFGVGTQKIEQMTKKMFPAARVLRMDLDTTSKKGGHEEILTAFSEGEADILIGTQMIVKGHDFPNVTLVGVLAADLSLNTPDYRSAERTFQLLTQAAGRAGRDSRNGDVVIQTYSPEHYSIVTAANQDYEAFYQQEMAYRRLMKYPPASGLLTVQFSSRQEDCLKEAAALTAGFIDPLAEQEAVQVIGPVDASVYKINDIYRKILYLKQEKYDILIKIRDQIDVFSENHRQLFDQVMIQYDFS, via the coding sequence ATGACGGAACGATATGCCCGGATTATTATTGATATTTCCCATGAAAAAGTTGACAGAACCTTTGATTACCGGATTCCGGCCGGGCTTCTTGATGAAGTGGCTGTGGGGTCCCTGGTTTTGATTCCTTTTGGAAAAGGAAATTCCATGCGGAAAGGGTATGTGGTAGGCATTGCCGCCCATGCGGATTATGATCCGGATAAAATTAAGGAAATAGCAGGGATCGTAACTGATGGTGTATCAGCGGAATCCCTGCTCATTTCCCTGGCATGGTGGCTGAAAGAACGGTATGGCTCAACCATGAACCAGGCATTAAAAACGGTACTTCCGGTAAAGCAAAAGGTAAAACCAAAGGAAAAAAAGGTGCTTAAAAGCCTTTTAGATCATTCACAACTTATCAATGCTTTAGAGGAAGCGGAAAAAAAGAAATATAAGGCCAGAGCACGACTCTTTCAGGCGCTTATGGAAAATCCTGTCATCCCATACGAAATTGCAGTCAACCAGATGAACCTTTCTGCTGCCACCTTAAAGCCAGTGATAGAAAAAGGTTACGTAAGCCTTGATCGTGAAGAGGTTTACAGAAATCCTGTTAAAACAGAGGCAAAAGAAAGAAGTAAAGTGGTTTTAAATGAGGAACAGCAGGCCATTGTAGACAGCTTTTGCCTGGATTATTCCCAATCGTTAAGAAAGACCTATCTGATCCATGGCATTACGGGAAGCGGAAAGACGGAAGTATACATGGAACTGATCCATAGAGTCATAGAGGATGGGAAGCAGGTGATCGTTCTCATTCCGGAGATTGCCCTGACCTACCAGACCGTCCTGCGGTTCTACGGAAGATTTGGAAACCGGGTGTCCATCATCAATTCAAGATTGTCAGCAGGGGAACGGTATGATCAGTTTGAACGGGCAAGAAACGGAGATATTGATATTATGATCGGTCCCCGTTCGGCCCTGTTTACTCCCTTTTCACGTCTGGGGCTGATTCTGATAGACGAAGAGCATGAGGGGGCTTACAAAAGTGAGGTATCTCCAAGATACCATGCCAGAGAGGTGGCTGAGAAAAGAGCCTCCATGCAGGGGGCATCTTTGGTTTTAGGGTCAGCGACTCCATCCCTGGAAGCTTATACAAAAGCCCTTCATGAGGAATACCGGCTTTTCCGCCTGACGGAACGGGCCAAAAAAAACAGCCGTCTGGCGGCGGTATCCGTGGTGGATTTAAGGCAGGAGCTAAAAGAAGGCAATAAATCCATTTTCAGCAGGAATTTACAGGCACTGATCGAGGATCGGCTGGAGAAGCGGGAGCAGGCCATGCTGTTTATCAACAGGCGCGGTTATGCAAATTTCGTTTCCTGCCGTTCCTGCGGCGAAGCCATTCGCTGCCCTCACTGTGACGTGACCCTGACTCTTCATAATAACAGCCGTCTTGTCTGTCATTATTGCGGTTATTCCATATCCATGCCAGACCGCTGTCCTGCATGCAGTTCTCCTTACATTGCCAATTTCGGAGTGGGAACCCAGAAGATAGAGCAAATGACAAAAAAGATGTTCCCAGCTGCCAGAGTCCTGCGAATGGATCTGGACACCACTTCCAAAAAGGGAGGACATGAGGAGATACTCACCGCTTTTTCTGAGGGAGAGGCTGACATCCTTATCGGAACTCAGATGATCGTAAAGGGGCATGATTTCCCTAATGTAACTCTGGTAGGGGTGCTGGCGGCAGACCTGTCTTTGAATACCCCGGACTACCGTTCTGCAGAACGGACCTTCCAGCTCTTAACCCAGGCGGCAGGAAGAGCCGGACGGGATTCCAGAAACGGTGACGTGGTCATTCAGACCTATAGTCCAGAGCATTATAGTATTGTAACTGCCGCAAATCAGGATTATGAGGCGTTTTACCAACAGGAAATGGCATATCGGCGCCTGATGAAATACCCTCCGGCAAGCGGTCTTTTAACCGTTCAGTTTTCCTCCAGACAGGAAGACTGTTTAAAAGAAGCAGCGGCTTTAACAGCCGGTTTTATTGACCCCCTTGCGGAACAGGAAGCAGTACAGGTCATCGGCCCGGTAGATGCGAGCGTTTACAAAATTAATGATATCTATAGAAAAATTTTATACTTGAAACAGGAAAAATATGATATACTAATAAAAATCAGGGATCAAATCGATGTTTTTTCAGAAAACCATCGGCAGTTGTTTGATCAGGTGATGATTCAATATGATTTTTCATAA